The DNA region GAATGAGTAATTCTGCTATTTCGAAAAATAATGATTTCTTAATTTCTTTAAACACAGAAAGTTTATTTATAAAACAGTCCGATGAATTAAGGGAACAAAACAAAAAAGAATTGTTACAAAAAATAGAGCAAATAAAATTTGAAATATCAAGAGCTCAAAAAATTCTTTCAAACGAGAGATTTATCCAATCTGCCCCTGCTAATAAGGTTCAAGAAGAACGCGACAAACTTGAGAAATATACTAAAGATCTAGAAAAATATACCGAGGAGTTAAAATGAAAATACTAAGCGGAAAAGAATTAGCAAAAATCGAAACAGAAAAATTAAAAAAAGAACTTGAAGATATGCAATTGGTAAGAAAACCTATTTTATCGATTGTGCAAGTAGGAGATAATCCTGCTTCAAACAAGTATATCGCCGCAAAACTAAGGAAATGTGAAGAAGTCGGTATCGAAGGAAGGTTGCATAAATTCAAAGAAACTATTTCTCAAAATGGTCTTCTTAAAAAGTTAGATATAATCAATGAAGAGTCAGATGGAATAATAATTCAATTACCCTTACCTGATCACATTCCTACTCAAGTTATATTGGATGCAGTCCCATTTGAAAAAGATGTTGATGGTTTAACATCAAGAAATGAATTTAAATTATATAATGATTCTGATCAAAAGTATTTTGTACCCGCAACAGCGAGAGCAGTATTGGAAATAATGGATCATTACAATGTTAATTACAAAGAAAATGTTAAAGTTTGTGTTGTGGGAAGAAGTCATGTTGTTGGTAAACCGCTTGCACATATTATCAAAAAGCAAGGTGCAGACGTAGCAACTTTTAACGAAAGAACAGGTGTTAAAGGCGTTGAGTCTGGAGATGTTGTTATTGTTGCTATAGGCGTTGCAAATCACATTAAAGCCGAAAATATAAAAGAAGGCGCAGTAGTAATTGATGTAGGAACAAATCTAGATGGGAACTTATCAAAAGAACTTTATGGAGATGTTGATTTTGAGTCTGTTAAAGAAAAAGCCTCTGCAATAACGCCTGTTCCAGGCGGAGTAGGACCTATGACAGTTGTTTGTTTATTAAAAAACTTGGTAGATGCTATCAAATAAAAAAGGAGTACTTATGAAAAAAATCGCTATTTTAACTTCAGGTGGTGATGCCCCTGGTATGAATAATGCAGTACGTGCAGTAGCTAAGCATGCTAAAGCAAACGGTATTGAAGCTTTCTTAGTTTATGAAGGATACAAAGGATTATACAATGATCAAATTATACCTGCTGATTCAGTAGATTTAGATGCTTATATAAATCAAGGTGGAACATTTATTTATTCAGCACGTTTTCCAGAATTTAAAGATGAGAATATACGTAAGGTAGCTATTGATAATTTACAAAAAAGAAATATAGAAGCTCTAGTTGTAATTGGTGGAGACGGAAGTTATAAAGGTGCTCAACTACTACATGAAGCCGGAGTAAAAACAATTGGTTTACCAGGTACTATTGATAATGATATTGCTGCAAGTGATTATACAATTGGTTATGATACAGCTTTAAATACAATAGTAGATGCTATTGATAAAATAAGAGACACAGCTAAAAGTCATCAAAGAATAATGATAGTTGAAGTTATGGGTAATGGTTGTGGTGACTTGGCATTGTATTCAGGTCTTGCAACTGGTGCAGAAATTATTGCTACAAACCAATACAAATTATCAAACGAAGAAATTGTAGAAAAATCAAAAGAATTAACAAAACAACCAGGCAGAAGAAGTATTATAATAGTAGTCTCAGAGAAATGTTATGATATCAAAGAACTCGAAAAACAAATTCAAGAAGGGACAGGTTGAGATACAAGAAGCAACCCTCTTAACCATATTCAAAGAGGCGGAAGACCATCAGCTCAAGAAAGAATCTTGGCTTCATTACTTGGACAAAAAGCTGTCGACTTTTTACTAGAAGGGAAATCAGGTCTTGCTGTTGGTATTATAAAAAACGATATTGTTGGAGTACCTATTTTAGAAGCTTTATCAATGGAAAATGCATCTAAAAATAAATTTATTCAAAAAGCAATTAAATTTAATAAATTAAATCAAGCAAAATAAATAACAAAAAAACAAGAAGCTATAAAACCCTCTTGTTTTTTTGTTGCTCTTGCAATTTTTTAAAAGAATTTTGACCAAAATATGAAAATTTCCACATTTTTTTATCTTTATTATTTAGAAAGTAATTAATTTACTCAACATACAAAACATCTAATGTTTAAACAAAAAAATCATCCGGAATTGCGGAATGATTTTTTTAGTCTATTTTGATTGTTTTGCATTAATATTTTATTTATTAGCAAAATATTCTCTAACAATAGGAGCAACTTCTTCACCATAAAGTTTAATAGCTTTTAATAAATCTTCATGAGGAACTGACCCTGTTGGTAAGTGCAACATAAATCTATCAAGTTGCAATTCTTCTACAAGTTTAATAATTTTCTTAGCAACTAGTTTCGGATCACCAACTATCATTGCTCCTTGATCTGAAACCATGTACTCGTATGATCTTCTATCCATTTCTGTTCAACTTTCTCTTGTTCTTGCTATGTTATCAACAAGTTGTTTAGTAGGTCAGAAGAAATCGTTCTTAGCTTTTTCTGTTGTTTCAGCAATGTATCCTCATGAGTGAGCACCAACTTTAAGCTTGTCTTCGCTGTGACCAGCTTCTTTCCCTACTTGTTTATAAGCATTAACTAATGGTTTAAAAGCATATGGGTTACCACCAATGACAGCATAAACAATTGGAAGTCCTTTTAAAGCAATATTAATAGTTGAATGAATATTACCACCTGTAGCAACTCAGATTGGTAAATCTATAGCTCTAGGGTATACTCCCTTAGCATCTATTGATTGTGTTAATTTTCCTTTTCAAGTAACAATTTCATTATCTTTAATATGTAATAACATATCTAATTTTTCTGTAAATAATTGTTCATAATCTTTTAAATCATACCCAAAAAGAGGGAATGATTCGATAAATGATCCTCTACCAACCATAATTTCTGCGCGACCATTTGATAAAGCATCAACGTGAGCGAAGTTTTGATACACTCTAACTGGGTCATTTGATGAGAGAACTGTTACAGCACTTGTAAGTTTAATCTTTTTTGTATTTACAGCACCTGCTGCTAACATCATTTCAGGGCTAGAAATAGCAAAGTCTTCTCTGTGGTGTTCACCAACTGCATAAATATCCAATCCAACTTTATCCGCTAATTCAACTTCTTCAATCATATTTCTGATACGTTCATCATGAGAAATGGCTTTCCCTGTTTTTTCTAGTATTGTTGTTTCCCCAAATGTTGAAATTCCTAATTCAATTTTTTTCATAATTTTCTCCTAATTTATTTATTTTTAAAATATTCTCTAACTATTGGTGCTACTTTTTCACCAAATAATTTTATAGCATTTAAAACATCTTCGTGTGGTATTGAACCCACTGGTAAATGTATTAAAAATCTATCAATTCCCAATGTATCCATAACTCTAATTATTTTTTGAGCTACTGTTTCGGGATCTCCTACAAACATTGAACCATTTGGACCAATCATTTCTAAATATCTTTCACGATCTAACTCTCTTCAATGAGGTCTTTCCTGAGCTATTCTATCAACAAGTAACTTTGTTGGATAAA from Mycoplasmopsis canis PG 14 includes:
- a CDS encoding bifunctional 5,10-methylenetetrahydrofolate dehydrogenase/5,10-methenyltetrahydrofolate cyclohydrolase, producing MKILSGKELAKIETEKLKKELEDMQLVRKPILSIVQVGDNPASNKYIAAKLRKCEEVGIEGRLHKFKETISQNGLLKKLDIINEESDGIIIQLPLPDHIPTQVILDAVPFEKDVDGLTSRNEFKLYNDSDQKYFVPATARAVLEIMDHYNVNYKENVKVCVVGRSHVVGKPLAHIIKKQGADVATFNERTGVKGVESGDVVIVAIGVANHIKAENIKEGAVVIDVGTNLDGNLSKELYGDVDFESVKEKASAITPVPGGVGPMTVVCLLKNLVDAIK
- the pfkA gene encoding 6-phosphofructokinase, coding for MKKIAILTSGGDAPGMNNAVRAVAKHAKANGIEAFLVYEGYKGLYNDQIIPADSVDLDAYINQGGTFIYSARFPEFKDENIRKVAIDNLQKRNIEALVVIGGDGSYKGAQLLHEAGVKTIGLPGTIDNDIAASDYTIGYDTALNTIVDAIDKIRDTAKSHQRIMIVEVMGNGCGDLALYSGLATGAEIIATNQYKLSNEEIVEKSKELTKQPGRRSIIIVVSEKCYDIKELEKQIQEGTGWDTRSNPLNHIQRGGRPSAQERILASLLGQKAVDFLLEGKSGLAVGIIKNDIVGVPILEALSMENASKNKFIQKAIKFNKLNQAK
- a CDS encoding LLM class flavin-dependent oxidoreductase, with protein sequence MKKIELGISTFGETTILEKTGKAISHDERIRNMIEEVELADKVGLDIYAVGEHHREDFAISSPEMMLAAGAVNTKKIKLTSAVTVLSSNDPVRVYQNFAHVDALSNGRAEIMVGRGSFIESFPLFGYDLKDYEQLFTEKLDMLLHIKDNEIVTWKGKLTQSIDAKGVYPRAIDLPIWVATGGNIHSTINIALKGLPIVYAVIGGNPYAFKPLVNAYKQVGKEAGHSEDKLKVGAHSWGYIAETTEKAKNDFFWPTKQLVDNIARTRESWTEMDRRSYEYMVSDQGAMIVGDPKLVAKKIIKLVEELQLDRFMLHLPTGSVPHEDLLKAIKLYGEEVAPIVREYFANK